Genomic DNA from Shinella sp. PSBB067:
CGTCGAACTGCTGACAGCGCTTCGCAAATCCGAAAGCGGATGGCCCGGCGAGATCGGCCTTGCGCGCCTTTGGTACGAACCGCATCTCGATCGCATTCATGAAGACGCGGATACCCGCAAAGCCGACCTCATACAGCTCGAGCAGATCGCCGGCGGCTATGGAAGTCGGGAGCGTTTTCTTACCGAGCTCACCCTCGATCCGCCGGACGCCACGAGTGACCAGGCCGGTGTTCCCCTGCTCGATGAGGATTATTTGATCCTCTCGACAATCCACTCCGCCAAGGGGCAGGAATGGCGCGCGGTCTTCATGCTGAATGTCGTTGATGGCTGCATCCCCTCCGACCTCGGCGCCGGCACCACCGCGGAGCTGGAAGAGGAAAGACGCCTGCTCTATGTCGGCATGACGCGGGCGCGCGACAGCCTGAGCCTTGTCACGCCGCAGCGCTTCTTCACGCATGGCCAGAATGCCCAGGGCGACCGGCATGTCTACGCGTCGCGTACCCGCTTCATTCCGGCGACGCTCCTGCAGTTTTTTGAGACGACCAGTTGGCCGAAAGTCTCGGCCGCCGCCAGCGAACGAAGCGCAAAGCAGATCCGGATCGATGTCGGAGCCCGGATGCGCTCGATGTGGAAATGAAATGAGCGAGGACGATGGCACACCGACCAGGAAGATCATCCATGTCGACATGGATGCCTTCTATGCGTCGGTCGAGCAGCGCGACAATCCCGACCTGCTCGGCAAGCCGGTCGCCGTCGGAAGCCCTGCCGCCCGCGGCGTGGTCGCGGCCGCCAGCTACGAGGCACGTGTGTTCGGCGTTCGCTCGGCCATGCCCTCGGTGACGGCGGCGCGCCAGTGTCCCGACCTCATCTTCGTCAAACCGCGCTTCGATGTCTATCGCGCCGTGTCGATGCAGATCCATGCGATCTTCGCAGAATACACGCCACTGATTGAGCCGCTCTCGCTCGACGAGGCCTATCTCGACGTTACGACCAATCTCAAGGGCATGCAGATCGCCAGCGAGATCGCAGCGGAGATTCGCGCCAGGATCAAACAGGCGACGGGCCTCAATGCCTCTGCGGGCATCTCCTACAACAAGTTTCTGGCCAAGATCGCCTCCGACCTCAACAAGCCAAACGGGCAGGCGGTGATTACCCCGAAGAACGGCCCCACCTTCGTGGAAAGCCTGCCGGTCAAGAAGTTCCATGGCGTCGGCCCTGCCACCGCGAAGAAAATGGCCGACCTCGGCATCGAGACCGGGGCGGCCCTCAAGGTGAAATCCCTGGAATTCCTTACTGAACATTTCGGAAAATCCGGAGCCTACTATTTCGGCATTGCCCGCGGCATCGACAACAGACGGGTCAATCCGGCTCGAGAGAGAAAGTCCGTCGGCGCGGAGGACACTTTTTCGGCCGACATCGCCGACCTCGATGAGGCGAAACGCGAGCTGGAGCCGCTGGTCGCGAAGGTGTGGCGATATTGCGAGAGCCATGACATCGGGGCGAAGACCGTGACGGTAAAAATCCGCTTCGCCGACTTCCAGATCATCACGCGCACCCGGACGCAGCCGGCAGGTTTCCACGATGATAGCGCAATCCTGGCGGCGGCGCAGGCCTTGCTTGAAGGCGAGCATCCGTTCCGAAAGAAGGTCCGGTTGCTTGGCGTGACGCTATCCAGCCTGGGGCAGAGCGAAAGGCGAGATGCTGCCCAGCTCGAATTCCAGTTGTAGGGATCGACCGCCGCGTTGCCGAGCGGGACTGATGCTCTACTCTATTGAGACAAGACCGAGGGAGGTGCCAACGCATGTGCAACCTATATACCATTCGCGTTTCCGCAGCCGAGGTTGCGGCGCATTTCGATGTTGCAAGCGTCGTCCAGTCGAATGCGCCGGACGAAGTCTTTCCGGGTGCGCCGGGCATGGTGGTTCGTGAGGATGAAGGGCGGCCGATCATGCAATCCATGGTCTGGGGATTTCCCCTTCGATTAAAAGGCATGAAGCCCGAGGCGAAACCGAAGGCGGTCAACAACGTCGCCGACCTCACCAAGGGAATGTGGGTCGGGCTGGCGCGTAAACCGCAGTGGCGGTGCCTCATCCCGGCGACACATTTTGCAGAGCCCGAAGGCGAGAAGGGGAAAATGACACGGACATGGTTCAGCCTGCGGGATGAGCCGGTATTCGCATGGGCCGGACTATTTCGCGTCAGCGACGAATGGGGACCGGTCTATTCAGGTGTCATGACCGATGCCAATGCGGCCGTCGCGCCGGTTCACAACCGCATGCCTGTCCTGCTTCATCGCAACGAATACCAGCAATGGCTCCATGGCAGCTTCGACGATGTGCTCGCGTTTCAGAAGAGGGTTTTTCCGGCGGAACTTATAGAGATCGAGCGGACGACAGAATTGTGGGTCAAGAAGAAAACGCCAAAACCAGAGGAGGCGAGCTTTCTCCAGTGAGCGAACGTGGCGCGAGCGACGGCGTCGGACGGCCGTGGAAGAGCGACAATGAAATTCTGTCGCGATAGCATCGGAACGGCCACTGTCACGCAACGCTCTGAAGCTCACTATCAAGGAATAGCCTTTTGCCTACTCCGCAAAGACTCGGCCCAATCTGTCAACGTATTGATATCATCAAGAATCTCTGATGGTGCGGGCGGCTCCTCATTCCTGACACGCGATGGGTCATGCGCCTCGATGATGTCGCTGCATTTTTTGAATGCCGCTCGAAACACCTCCGCATCGCCTTCTACGAGCACGGAGACCTTCTTGAGGTTTTTCGTGTCGATATAGTCTCGATGTCGGATCAATACTCCAGCAAACACGATCTCCTCGAGCGCACGTTCCCATGTGGCGCGCAGGAACCCATACAATCTGATTGCAGCAGCGCGATATGCATCCTCGTCATTGGCATCATAAAGTGCTTTTGCGGAACGCTGTTCCTTCTCGAGCCGATCTACCCGTGACTTGACGCCGGCGTGATCCCACGGCAAGCCATCACTTACGATGCCGGTCCCGTCAGGGCCGCGGGACAAGCTCGCCAATTTGGTCGGAGTATTTTGGCGATAGGCGCTGTCGTTGAGATCGTTCACGAAGACAAGGTCGTGTGTAAATACGATGATCTGCCGTTCCCTTGCCTCTTCCACAAGTCTTTGCGCAACCTTTCTCCGCCACCGATGGTCGAGCGAAGTCACCGGATCGTCGAAGATAAGAGCAGACTTATGCGTAGCCGTTGCCAACTCGGTAAGAAACGCTGCCAGCGCCACACAGGTCTGCTCGCCCTCGCTCAGCACCAGATGGACCTTTGTCTTGGGATTCGCAAATAGCCTGATCTGATAGTTTGGCGACCCATACTGGCCGCCCGAGCGAACCACCTCCACGCGCACTTTTTCGGCCGCGAGCCGGATAATCTCGCTTTGAAAGCGATCTCGCATTCGGGGTGTTATCACTTCGTCGGCGAGGTCGTTGCCAAGTTTCGTGATGGCGGTTGTGGCAGTTTGTGCGAGGCACTTTGCTACTCGGTCGAGCCTGCCGAGACGCTCTACCTCTTTTGTCGCCACGTCATGAAGATCGCCAGCCGCAGCGCGATCGACGAGTTCGTCGTGCTCGGCTTGCAAGACTTTTCGACCTTCCAAGTCAGCTGCGGCCTCCAATTGGCCTGCATAGGCGCGAGCGTCGTCCTCAAGCTTTTGCATTTCAGCTACGGGCAACGGGAGCTGCGGCGAAAGCCCCAGTTCTCCGCTTTCGGAGAGACCCTTCAGACATTGGCGTCTCCGGAGATCGGCAGAGGCCATGAACTGCAGTACACCGGCTGCCAAATCCTGATGCTGAAGCGCAATACGTCTGCGGATTTCACCAATTAATCGGATATCTGGTTGACGGCTCTGAAAACCATCGAAGGCAGTCGAGTAAGCTTCTTCGGCGGCTGTAGCCAGCTTTTCGGTATCCTCACGGATGAAGTGCTCAAAGCTACCCATGCGCTCGCCTGCCTCGGCGGAAATGGGCTGGTGGCAAAGGACGCAATGCTCTCCTTCTTGAGCTGGGAATCGCTTTTCGACATGACGGGAGTAGTGTCTTGCTGCCTCCCACAACTCCCGCCAAACTTCCTCGCCAACATGGGGAAGGGTGGTGTCCTTAAAACTGGCTCCGGCCGCCGCCGTCGCTGCCGAGCGCTTTGTCCTTGCATCGTCCGCGAGCGCTTTCATCCCAAGTAAGGCGCTATCGGAGTATGCTGCCTCAACCTTCTGTAGATACCGGGCTACTCTCGCGATCCCGTCCGCGTATTGACGCTGTTCGGCAGCAGCCTCCCGCGGATTCTTAGCAAGATCCTCTGCCAATTGCTGGAGCCGGGCGCGCTCGCCATCAGTCATGGCGGAAAGGGCCAAAAGTCCATCGAGTGTCGTGTTATGCTTAAGGCCGGTCATGATCCGACCAACCGCCGTCGTTGGTTGCCATGTCGGCTTGTCGAAAATCGGGTTTTTCAGGGCCTTGATTTGAAGCTCTTCTCCTTGCAGCAACGATTTAAGCTGGCTGCAAACAGCTGCAAGATCATCAGGTATGTCGAGACCGAATGGGCGAAACGCCACCTCGTTCTTATCCTGGATATGAACAGCACCACATTCACGATCGAACACGCTAACCGCCGAAAGCACGGGGTCCGGATTTTCATTGTCTTCCCACGTCAAGACAGGTTCTTGGAGCCCGTCGCGTGAGATGGTGAATTTCGCGGTCGCCTTGCCGGTGGGCGAAGGCGAAAAGGCATCAGGCATGATTTCGCCAGCCTTCCGAGCCCGACAGGCTCGCTTAAGCACTCGGCCATATCCCGACTTGCCGGCACCATTCGGCCCGTAGACAATCGTAAGACCCTGTTGTTCGAACAGAAGAGATTGTTTCGGTGCCAACTGGTTGACGCCAACCACATCAGCGAGAGAAGCCAGCGTGATCGCCGCGCCATTGCCCGGATTGGCGGGTAGGTGGGTAGCTTCGAGCGGCGCGGCACTAATGGCCGTATTGGGCTCCCCATGTTCTTTCTTGCAAAGGGCGAGGATCTCGCTGATTCCTGCTACATCAATCGCGCCACCTGCGACGATACGCCGAAGAGCGTCTCGTTGCCACAGCGGCCGATTTTGCGACCACTCCAGTATCAGCTGAAGAACGGATTTTGGTGGGACGGGCTGGTGCATGGTGTAGGTTCTTAGCGTGTTGACAGGGCCTACAACCTATACTTCTAGTCCGTTACTTTAATCAATCAGAAGAGAATTGGAGCACTGCAGCAGAGTGGCACCATTCTGAAAAACTGGAATGAGTTCCGCCGACCTTCGTCGCTAACGATAGATTTGAGTAAGGTTCGTAGGTTCAATCGCTTTGGAGCCGTATCCCAGCGCCTTGATGACGCATCGCAGTTGATTGTCGGTCAAGCGCGGTTTCGTGGCATCTGACCGTTCATAGCTGCGCGTATGAACATTGGAGATCGCCGGGAGACCCAGCCATTTGTTCATCACGCGAGGATCGACAAAGCAGTGCTTTCGCAAGTCAATTTTTCGAGGGCCGCTATCCTGCGAGGACCTTACACGTTCATATGCCCCGTGTCCTCGGTTGACTTTTTTGTCGATAGCAAGAAGCAGCACATAGTTTACATTCAAGCTTTCTGCGACCGCGCGTCCCAGACTGTGGTCGAAGTCCATGATGGAATACTCGGAGCCGAAGATATCCAGACCGACCCGGCGATACTGGAAGTATGAGGGTTTTACATACACAAGCCGCAACTTGCCGCGGACGAGCACGAAAGCGTTCGTTGCAAATCTACGGCCGATCCTAAAGATCTGTGCGTTCATCTGGATTGCCAACGATCGTCTCTTAACAGCTCCAATCGGAATCTCTCCTGGGTTGACGCCGTCCAGCAGTTCCAGAAGCTGACGGCGATTCAGCGCGCTCAGGCTCTCGTCTATTGCGCTCATGACAAATTGGTCTCCAAATCGTTCGTCCATGCTCCAGATTGATGGCCCGCTGCATAAGGCGGTTCGGTGAATCGTCCGTTCATGGTCGCCCATTAGCCGAATTCCTAGACGGCTCAGTTCCATAATAGAACTTATGCGATATGTTATAACGTTACCTATCGTCATGCCGACATGCTTATCCCGCGTCGCAATTAGCAAGAGTTCGGCAAACGTGAGCCAGCGCATTTATGTGTGCACGAAGCGATACGACGTCGCCGCCAGCAGCCAGGTAGTTCAGGATATCGGCGTCGAGCGCGCGAGCATCTTCCGATTCCCGCTCACCAAGAGTTATATGAATATATAACTCAAGACGGCGAACGTTGGGTGTTCTTCTCTTCAGTTTGCCATGCTGGGCGCCATACGCCATTGACTGCGACACACCGGCCCTTGTCGCCAAATTATTGAGCGAAATCCCCAATGCGATTAGGGCTCTGTTAACCATATTCGCGATATGCTGGGCCTCCGAAGACGTGAGAATCTGATACGACGCCATGCGAGAGAAATTCCTTGTGCGGCCTGATCGTTTATATGATTATATAATTAAAAGCTGGCCGTAGCGAGGGTGTTAAATGTGGAAATTTGGCGATTTGTACGCCGGCGCCGGCCTTTTCAGTTCGGGCATGAAATCTGCGGGATTTACACCTGCATTCGCCGTCGAACTTTCCGCGGACGCGGCCCAGACCTACCGCCAGAATCTGTCTGACTGCGTCATCAATGCCTCAGCCGCGGAAGTGCATGATGTAGGTACGGTTGACGTTCTGATTGCAGGACCGCCATGCCAAGGGTTCAGCACTTTGGGCCGTCGTGACCCGCTAGACGTCAGAAACGACTTGTGCCTGGCAATCTTACCCTGGATCGACCGTGTAGAACCAAAGGTGGTTGTGGTGGAAAACGTTCCGCCGTTTGTACGCTCGGCGCATTGGGCAATGCTGGCCGAAGGTCTGCGGTCGCGCGGGTTTGAAATCGATGTGTGGGAGCTTGACGCGGTCGACTACGGCACCCCGCAGCTGCGTAAACGCGCCTTTACGGTAGCTTCCACAATCGGGCAAATTGCTCGCCCGGTACCTGCAGTCTCAAAGACCTCAGCCGGGGCCGCACTCTTTGACATCCCATTGGACGCTCACGATCCAATGCACTATTGGCCTGTTCCCTCGGATCTCGCGATGCGGAGGTTCTCGCTCATACCGCCGAACGGCGACAAACGGGATCTATTGCGGCTCGTTCCTGAACTATGCCCGCCCTCATGGAAGCAAATCGGCTGCCAAGCCACCGACGTATGGGGTCGCATAGACCCCTCGGCCCCCGCCAACACAATTCGATGCACTTTTCAGAATCCATCGAAGGGACGATATCTTCATCCCTTCGAAAACAGAGTCATTTCTCTGCGTGAAGGTGCAAGGCTTCAAGGAGTGCCCGATGATTGGATCTTCGCGGGCAAGCCTTATCCGGTTGCGCGCCAAATCGGAAATGGTGTGCCAATTCCGCTTGGAACGGCAGTTGGTCGTGTTATCTACGACGCGTTCGAAGCTGCGACCGCTTCTGATGTCACCGTTTCGTCTAAGGTGCTGGCGGCAGCGTAAGTTTCGTCGCCTTCCTCCTCGCCCTCATCTTCCAATTCTGATTGGATCGCATTGATGGCATCAACATGAACGTTCCAAGCGTCGTTGATCAGCTGGGTAAGGCCCACGACGCGTATCTGGGAATCTGGACCGGATTTCTGGAATTTGCTCTGAAGAGCAAGCTCGTCTTTTACGGTGGTATTGTCCGCGGGCATCTCGCCGATGAGGTAGCCATGCACCGCAATCGTTCGCTTCAACTCTGATTGACACCACCGCTCGATCGTCAAGATATAGTCTTCAAGTTGACGATAATGCTCGATTGTCAGCGGAATTGTCGGACTTTTTAGCTCAATAACTTTGATGACGAAAGGCCCTTCACTTCCACGATCCGACATCAGGAAGACCAAATCCGGACGTGTAATATTAAGCTCTTCTCCATCTATGATTGGTGAAAAATTATCGACCTCGATATGCTTGGCTAGTTTTGATGCGACCGTATTAATTTTTTCATCGCTGGTTACATACGTAGAAAATTCCGGACGAATTAGCCAAGGATTGTCCTTAAGCAGCTGGTGAAGGTCTTTTTCGAGCCCTTTTTTCTTCCACAGTTCGTGCCCGGTTTTTTGAAGCGCTTGGATTTTCGAAATACCGCCACGCCGCCCTCGATAGAGCTTCAGAACATCTCGAAGTTCGATTTCCGACAGGTCTCGCAGTTGACTGAGGATGCTCGTTACTGTTTCAGGCTTCGTACCGGATGTGACCAGTTTTGCAAGCACCTCCGTCGCGTTCACAGAGTTCATGATAATCGGCGCGAGTTCCTCGAACGCTTCGGTTCCGACCCCGTATTGTGCGGCAATCGTCGTCAGAAGTCGGGTAGCCGCCCTGCGGGTTTTCGTCGGTAGCTGTTCGACGCTCCGCTTGATGATTTGCCCTTTCGGGTCTGAGTCGATTTCAGCATTTGCGATCCGCTCACGGAACGCTCCATGCTTCGCGATAGCAACGCGCATCAGCGAGCCGATCTTATCCTGCAAAGCCTCGAAAATCTCATTTCCTTCTTGAAGCTGAGTGCGGCTGGTGCTGATCAGATCGACGGAACCGCGGTCCAACTCGTTGGCTTCAACAATGCACTCCATGTAGTCGGCGCTGTGGAAACTATGCATCCCCGTGCCGAGGTTGAACAATGTCGGTCCCGCAGCAAGGCGATTGTTGCAGTAGATGCGCGCCCCGCGCTTACCAGCCGGAAGATGCTCGGACCTCTTCCTGAAAGCGATGTAGTAGCGGAAGGAGATAATACCTATCTCCGCCACGGCGAATTCGTCGTTCTGCATCTCTCCCGCTTTGATCTTTTCCAAGGTCAACGTCTCCGGGAAGACGAATTCGTAATCTGGTATCGGATGAGCGATCGTAACGTCGTTCATGCGAATTCGAAATTCTTCCGGCCGAATGGCAAAAAACGCGCTCGCGATCCCGTCGGATATCGTTTTGGCGGAAGACTTAAAGGCGTCCGCCTTAAGGCGGCTCAAGACAATCTTTGTCCCTTTCTCCTCAATTGGGAGGCCGTCTTCGTACGAAACGGGGATTTCGATCTGAGTTTGGGCTTGCTCGTGCTCTAGGTTACTGTCCGTCATTGTAATGACGGTGGCATAGGTGTCGCCTGCCCGTTTGGTGCGCAGCACCACTTTCTCAGCAGCTCCAAACCCGGCAAGTTTGCCGACGCCCTTCCTGCCCATGACATAACGCCCGCCAGGGCTCTTGAGATTGGTCTCCCGGCCTTTGCTGTCCACTCGGCGCTGCCGGTTCAACGGCAAAAACTTGTCTTTCACTTCTTCCCAGTTCATTCCGTGACCATCGTCGCTGATGATCACCTCTATGTCCTCTGGAAGGGTTGCAAGGAGGCTGTCGAAGGAGAGCTTGGTCGCGGGTTCAGCTCCTTCGGAAGTCGCTGCGGCGGCAGCGGCTTTTGCTTTCCGAGCGTCCGAGAGTTGCTTACGTGCTTCAGCGATGCGTTCGGCCGGCAGAGTAATATCGATCTTCGTCGCATCGCTATCGTACGCGTTGGCGATAAACTCTACCAAGACTTTCCCGATATTGGCGTAGAGGTTGATTCCCAGCGTTTTGAGCATTCCACGCTGGAAGGTCATGTCCATGGTATGGGGGCGGGCAGCCGTTTCCGGCGATGTTTGGACTGCTACCTCGGTATTCATGCCTATCCCCTTATGATTCCCTTCGTCTGGGATAGCTCGCTTGAGTTGTTTTTTGCAAGACACATCATCCCTAATCGAAATGGTTTACAGCTGTTTCGAGAAACTTGACGATCTTCAAGCCCAACGGGCCCATATTTCGAGCCTTCGTTTCGCACTGCCATATTACAAGGACATCCCAACCGAGATAACGCAATGCCCTTTCCGCTTCCGCGTCCCGCTCAACGTTGCGTCTGAACTTTTCAGCCCAGTATTCGATTCTTGAGGTGGGCGACGACGCTCGTTTGCATCCAGCGTGTCTATGCCAGAAACACCCATGTACGAAAATCACTTTGCGACGGGATGCGAACACGAGATCCGGAGTGCCGGGTAGCCCTTTCTTGTGAAGGCGGAAGCGGTAGCCGAGGGAATGGGTCAGCCTGCGGACGGCTAGCTCAGGTGATGTGTCCCTTCCCCTGATACGGGACATTACCAATGAGCGGAGTTGCGGAGTGAGGTGGTCCACCATAACGCGATTGCCTCCTCGAATTTGTGTGAGACACCCAATAGGACACAGCGATCGCGCACGGTCAGCCTGTCGGTGAGCAAATCAACGGCCTCAATTCTTGCAAGATGACACCCGCCTTTGGCGAGAGCATGGCCCCAATCCAGTTGTCGGAAAACACCCCTGCTCCATCGGCCGGTGAAAGCCAAATCACTTCGTTCGTGTCGAGCTCGATCTTCACCTCGCTCCCGATCGGGCTGCCGGCCACCGTCTGGACATAGTGGCGCTTGATCGGATGAACCGTGCCCTTCCGATCCGTCAAGCTGTTTTCGCGATAGTCCAGGGCGAGTTCGCCCTCCTCCGCGACTGTCTCGCAATCAACCGAACGCTCGCACCGGATGACCGACGAGAACGCGCAGGTCCAGGTCAGACTCGTTGGCCACATCGGGTTCTCGCCCGCATGTGCGGCCGAGCCGATCACGAGAAAAACGGAAGCAGCAAAACACTTCATGCCGGCAATGCCCCAATATCGCGCCGACAGCCTTGCGGCGCATCCGGCGATCAATTTCATCGGGGTGAGAAGATAAATATAGTTTATGTTTCCGGCAATCCGTTTGACGGGAAGTAGGTTTCGCCAATGCGACGGGACCGCCGGCAGGCATTCCCAAGGTCGCCGATCAGAGAGGCGCTGCCCCGCTCACCAGCTCCTGGAAAGGCACATTGAGGTTGATGCAGATCCGCGTAATCGTCTGGAGAGAAGGGTTTGCCGTTCCGTCAATGATTTGAAAATAAAAGGGATAAGTCACGTCGATCAGCTCGGCCATCTCCTTCTTGTTGAGGCCGCGCGTTTCACGCTCGCGCTCTATGACCCGTGCCATATTTCGCAGGATCCTCGTACCAAGCTCGGTGTCTGCCTTCTTGCGCTTGCTCGTCATCGCCGTATAAACTATAATTTACTCTTTAGTGTGTTTGATGAGAAGAGTGCCGATGATCGCCAAAACCATGCCTCACCATGTCGTCCTCGGACTGTTTCTGACGGCCGCGGCGCTTTCCGCTCCCGCCGCCGCCAGCGAATGGGGCTGCGAAGTCCTGCTGTGCGCCTCGTCTTCCAATCCATCCTGGCGGGGCGTGTCTGCCTGCCATCCGCCGATGAACCGGCTTATCTCCGCCATGAAGAAACCGGGCTTCGACTGGCCAACTTGCCCCGAGGCGGGAACGGGTTCGCCAGGTCACGAGCGATATGCGGATTGCCCGGAGGGCTATCAGGTCGGAAGCAGGGGGGACCGCAATGGATTCGCCCGAGAGGGCGACCTGTGCGTCAAGACAGTCAACATTTGCCAGGGCAGAACGCACGGTCTCTACAGTTCTGATCGGCAGCGGAGCTGCATACAAACGGTCTCCATATCCCGACCGCTCAGGTCAGAGCCATATTACTTCGACATCAGGAATGACACTTCCGGGCAAACCGAGCGGCATTGGTTCGGGCTCAACAGATAGACGGTTTTTCTCGGTTAAGAAAGGTTTAATCCATGCGTACGGTTAACCGGCATACCGTGCTTGGCCACGTCGGAAACATCATACCGCTGAAGGGCGTGTTGAAGGTGAATGTAGCCACCAACCGCGAATGGCAGTCGGATGGGGAACGCAAAACTGCCACCGACTGGGTTCAGGTCACCGTCTTGGACAAGAAGCAGGCTGAATGGATCGAGGAGAATGTTGGGCAGGGTGATCTCGTCTATATCGAGTCCCGTATCTCGAACAGCAGCTATCCGCGAGAGGGCGAGCAGGTCTATGTGACGGACGTCATCGCACAGCTTTTCAATCTAGTTTCCAAGAGCAGGGCGCATGGTCAAACATAGGCGTTGGGCGGGTGTCCGGCCCTCCTCCCCTGTACGCACCTGCCCGCCTGAATGCCGCCGCTCACCCCGGCGGCATTCTTTTTTCAAGGCGCTTATCCCCGGAGGTGCTGGCCGTTATCCAGCCGCAGCGCCGTGAGGACGGCGCGGCCGCGGCCGAAGCGAGCCGTCAGGCGAGCGGAGCAGGCGGAGGAAACCCGCCTCGGGGAAATCGAGATCATCGAGACAAAGCGTGTCGTCAAGGAGCTTCAGGAGGTGGGCGGGGCCGCATAGGCGCGCGCCTCTGCTTGCCCTTGACAATCCTTGCGGCGAAGTACCATCTATGGTACATCGCCGCGATGATCGA
This window encodes:
- a CDS encoding DNA cytosine methyltransferase; amino-acid sequence: MWKFGDLYAGAGLFSSGMKSAGFTPAFAVELSADAAQTYRQNLSDCVINASAAEVHDVGTVDVLIAGPPCQGFSTLGRRDPLDVRNDLCLAILPWIDRVEPKVVVVENVPPFVRSAHWAMLAEGLRSRGFEIDVWELDAVDYGTPQLRKRAFTVASTIGQIARPVPAVSKTSAGAALFDIPLDAHDPMHYWPVPSDLAMRRFSLIPPNGDKRDLLRLVPELCPPSWKQIGCQATDVWGRIDPSAPANTIRCTFQNPSKGRYLHPFENRVISLREGARLQGVPDDWIFAGKPYPVARQIGNGVPIPLGTAVGRVIYDAFEAATASDVTVSSKVLAAA
- a CDS encoding SOS response-associated peptidase encodes the protein MCNLYTIRVSAAEVAAHFDVASVVQSNAPDEVFPGAPGMVVREDEGRPIMQSMVWGFPLRLKGMKPEAKPKAVNNVADLTKGMWVGLARKPQWRCLIPATHFAEPEGEKGKMTRTWFSLRDEPVFAWAGLFRVSDEWGPVYSGVMTDANAAVAPVHNRMPVLLHRNEYQQWLHGSFDDVLAFQKRVFPAELIEIERTTELWVKKKTPKPEEASFLQ
- a CDS encoding helix-turn-helix domain-containing protein codes for the protein MTSKRKKADTELGTRILRNMARVIERERETRGLNKKEMAELIDVTYPFYFQIIDGTANPSLQTITRICINLNVPFQELVSGAAPL
- a CDS encoding very short patch repair endonuclease, which produces MVDHLTPQLRSLVMSRIRGRDTSPELAVRRLTHSLGYRFRLHKKGLPGTPDLVFASRRKVIFVHGCFWHRHAGCKRASSPTSRIEYWAEKFRRNVERDAEAERALRYLGWDVLVIWQCETKARNMGPLGLKIVKFLETAVNHFD
- the dinB gene encoding DNA polymerase IV, coding for MSEDDGTPTRKIIHVDMDAFYASVEQRDNPDLLGKPVAVGSPAARGVVAAASYEARVFGVRSAMPSVTAARQCPDLIFVKPRFDVYRAVSMQIHAIFAEYTPLIEPLSLDEAYLDVTTNLKGMQIASEIAAEIRARIKQATGLNASAGISYNKFLAKIASDLNKPNGQAVITPKNGPTFVESLPVKKFHGVGPATAKKMADLGIETGAALKVKSLEFLTEHFGKSGAYYFGIARGIDNRRVNPARERKSVGAEDTFSADIADLDEAKRELEPLVAKVWRYCESHDIGAKTVTVKIRFADFQIITRTRTQPAGFHDDSAILAAAQALLEGEHPFRKKVRLLGVTLSSLGQSERRDAAQLEFQL
- a CDS encoding single-stranded DNA-binding protein, whose amino-acid sequence is MRTVNRHTVLGHVGNIIPLKGVLKVNVATNREWQSDGERKTATDWVQVTVLDKKQAEWIEENVGQGDLVYIESRISNSSYPREGEQVYVTDVIAQLFNLVSKSRAHGQT
- a CDS encoding AAA family ATPase, whose protein sequence is MHQPVPPKSVLQLILEWSQNRPLWQRDALRRIVAGGAIDVAGISEILALCKKEHGEPNTAISAAPLEATHLPANPGNGAAITLASLADVVGVNQLAPKQSLLFEQQGLTIVYGPNGAGKSGYGRVLKRACRARKAGEIMPDAFSPSPTGKATAKFTISRDGLQEPVLTWEDNENPDPVLSAVSVFDRECGAVHIQDKNEVAFRPFGLDIPDDLAAVCSQLKSLLQGEELQIKALKNPIFDKPTWQPTTAVGRIMTGLKHNTTLDGLLALSAMTDGERARLQQLAEDLAKNPREAAAEQRQYADGIARVARYLQKVEAAYSDSALLGMKALADDARTKRSAATAAAGASFKDTTLPHVGEEVWRELWEAARHYSRHVEKRFPAQEGEHCVLCHQPISAEAGERMGSFEHFIREDTEKLATAAEEAYSTAFDGFQSRQPDIRLIGEIRRRIALQHQDLAAGVLQFMASADLRRRQCLKGLSESGELGLSPQLPLPVAEMQKLEDDARAYAGQLEAAADLEGRKVLQAEHDELVDRAAAGDLHDVATKEVERLGRLDRVAKCLAQTATTAITKLGNDLADEVITPRMRDRFQSEIIRLAAEKVRVEVVRSGGQYGSPNYQIRLFANPKTKVHLVLSEGEQTCVALAAFLTELATATHKSALIFDDPVTSLDHRWRRKVAQRLVEEARERQIIVFTHDLVFVNDLNDSAYRQNTPTKLASLSRGPDGTGIVSDGLPWDHAGVKSRVDRLEKEQRSAKALYDANDEDAYRAAAIRLYGFLRATWERALEEIVFAGVLIRHRDYIDTKNLKKVSVLVEGDAEVFRAAFKKCSDIIEAHDPSRVRNEEPPAPSEILDDINTLTDWAESLRSRQKAIP
- a CDS encoding ATP-binding protein, giving the protein MNTEVAVQTSPETAARPHTMDMTFQRGMLKTLGINLYANIGKVLVEFIANAYDSDATKIDITLPAERIAEARKQLSDARKAKAAAAAATSEGAEPATKLSFDSLLATLPEDIEVIISDDGHGMNWEEVKDKFLPLNRQRRVDSKGRETNLKSPGGRYVMGRKGVGKLAGFGAAEKVVLRTKRAGDTYATVITMTDSNLEHEQAQTQIEIPVSYEDGLPIEEKGTKIVLSRLKADAFKSSAKTISDGIASAFFAIRPEEFRIRMNDVTIAHPIPDYEFVFPETLTLEKIKAGEMQNDEFAVAEIGIISFRYYIAFRKRSEHLPAGKRGARIYCNNRLAAGPTLFNLGTGMHSFHSADYMECIVEANELDRGSVDLISTSRTQLQEGNEIFEALQDKIGSLMRVAIAKHGAFRERIANAEIDSDPKGQIIKRSVEQLPTKTRRAATRLLTTIAAQYGVGTEAFEELAPIIMNSVNATEVLAKLVTSGTKPETVTSILSQLRDLSEIELRDVLKLYRGRRGGISKIQALQKTGHELWKKKGLEKDLHQLLKDNPWLIRPEFSTYVTSDEKINTVASKLAKHIEVDNFSPIIDGEELNITRPDLVFLMSDRGSEGPFVIKVIELKSPTIPLTIEHYRQLEDYILTIERWCQSELKRTIAVHGYLIGEMPADNTTVKDELALQSKFQKSGPDSQIRVVGLTQLINDAWNVHVDAINAIQSELEDEGEEEGDETYAAASTLDETVTSEAVAASNAS